From the Pelagibaculum spongiae genome, the window GGTAAAAATTCCTTCGCCAGATAAACGAATTGACCAATATCCCCATGAATTATCCGGCGGTATGCGCCAGCGAGTGGTGATTGCGATTGCCTTGCTGACCGAACCAGAATTGTTAATTGCCGATGAGCCAACCACGGCGCTGGATGTAACGATTCAGGCAGAGATTATGGATTTACTGGTGAGCTTATGTGAAGAACATAAGGTTGCACTGATCCTAATTACCCATGATTTGGCGGTGGTGGCTGAAGTGACTCAGCGGGCGGTGGTGATGTATGCCGGGCGGGTTATTGAAGAAGGTCCAACTCGGGATGTTATCGATAATGCTTACCACCCATATACCAAAGGTTTAATTGCCGCATTGCCTCAGCAAGCTCAACCCGGTGGTCGGTTAAATCAGATTCGTGGCAGCATGCCAGGCTTACAAAATACCCCTGATGGCTGTGCTTTTCATCCGCGTTGTGATTTTTGCTTTGCACCTTGTCAGCAGCAAGTTCCGGAAGAATATTTAGCCGCAGAAGTGGCGGATGGCCAACATCATCGAGTCGCTTGTCATTTGTTTAACCCGCAATATACGGAACAAGCAAAGCAAGCCATTGAATTAAAAAATAAGCAGGGAGGGTCGAAATAGTGAGTCAAACGATTCTAAAAATTAACGACCTGTATAAAAAATTCGATATCTCAGGTGGCTTGCTAGATCAATTAGGTTTTGATGGTGGCAAGTTGATAAGACGCCAGCAGTTTGTTCATGCAATTAATGGCGTTAATTTAGAAGTACAAAAAGGTGAGACGCTTTGTGTGGTGGGTGAAAGCGGCTGCGGTAAATCGACTGTTGCTCGTACTGTGATGGGTTTGAACCGGCCGACTAGTGGCACCATTGAATATAAAGGTCAGCGGATTGATAACTTATCTGCCAATCAATTAATGCCATATCGCAAAAAGATGCAAATGGTGTTTCAAAATCCCTATGCATCGCTTAATCCTCGAATTCGGGTGCAAGATGCATTAGAAGAACCGGTCAGATTCCATTTCCCTGAGTTATCACCCTCGGGCATTAAAGATAAGGTTGCAGAGGTGATGGCGTCGGTCGGTATTGACCCGGCGTGGGGTGAGCGCCATCCCCATGAGTTTTCAGGTGGTCAGAAGCAGCGAATCAGTATTGCGCGAGCATTGGCGGTAGATCCAGAATTTATTGTTGCTGACGAGCCTATTTCAGCGCTGGATGTGTCTATTCAAGCGCAAGTTTTAAATTTAATGACAGAGGCGCAAGAAAAGCGTGATCTGACTTATCTATTTATTACCCATGATTTGGCAGTAGTGGAGCATTTTGGTACTCGAGTTGCAGTGATGTATCTTGGTACATTATGTGAGCTGTCTGAAACATCAGTTCTGTTTGAAAACCCGCGCCACCCTTATACTCGTGCGTTATTGAGTGCTATTCCAAAACTGGAGCATAATCGCCCACCGCAAGTAAAAATGCAGGGTGAGGTGCCTACTCCGGTTGATTTGCCGCCAGGCTGCGTGTTTCATGGTCGTTGTCCTTACGCCAATAGCCGTTGTAGCAGCGAAATTCCTAGCTTGTTACCTTTG encodes:
- a CDS encoding ABC transporter ATP-binding protein, which gives rise to MSQTILKINDLYKKFDISGGLLDQLGFDGGKLIRRQQFVHAINGVNLEVQKGETLCVVGESGCGKSTVARTVMGLNRPTSGTIEYKGQRIDNLSANQLMPYRKKMQMVFQNPYASLNPRIRVQDALEEPVRFHFPELSPSGIKDKVAEVMASVGIDPAWGERHPHEFSGGQKQRISIARALAVDPEFIVADEPISALDVSIQAQVLNLMTEAQEKRDLTYLFITHDLAVVEHFGTRVAVMYLGTLCELSETSVLFENPRHPYTRALLSAIPKLEHNRPPQVKMQGEVPTPVDLPPGCVFHGRCPYANSRCSSEIPSLLPLADGRMIACHAVEENRA
- a CDS encoding ABC transporter ATP-binding protein is translated as MALLEVKNLCVEFAVRTNLNSQGAVKALRDVSFQVGAGERLGIVGESGAGKSVAAFSILNLISKPGYISSGEILFDGKNLAEMTEKQIRNVRGNRICMIFQDPMMTLNPVLTIGTQMIECLRAHRKISKKEAKSIAIDRLAQVKIPSPDKRIDQYPHELSGGMRQRVVIAIALLTEPELLIADEPTTALDVTIQAEIMDLLVSLCEEHKVALILITHDLAVVAEVTQRAVVMYAGRVIEEGPTRDVIDNAYHPYTKGLIAALPQQAQPGGRLNQIRGSMPGLQNTPDGCAFHPRCDFCFAPCQQQVPEEYLAAEVADGQHHRVACHLFNPQYTEQAKQAIELKNKQGGSK